From Bufo gargarizans isolate SCDJY-AF-19 chromosome 10, ASM1485885v1, whole genome shotgun sequence, the proteins below share one genomic window:
- the C10H16orf78 gene encoding uncharacterized protein C16orf78 homolog: MRSHNDNVLKQEEMKLKRNLAKLTDLSNVSKSGLYRTIYKKPSSFVLVENQQKDTRQDMVKAPDVPPAALSSNLLPKMQSLLHQPVWRLSSADKRNTHNCAAFNGVDVTVNTPRPPSSLRKTILLKSLDLHNRESTLRWLGQELSHMSSPELDVLLPPQHKLSGYKFQYNSASTDSTLERRLGDQFFKAWKDKCKRSLSSYIPPDDVLRCRYLRLSENNIASLLQKCKESGIHVDIHPHMKESDIDISTVMSSESSNTVSL; encoded by the exons ATGAGGTCACATAACGACAATGTTCTGAAGCAAGAAGAGATGAAGCTTAAAAGAAACCTTGCAAAACTAACAGATCTGTCAAATGTTTCAAAGTCCGGACTTTACAGAACTATTTATAAG AAACCAAGCAGTTTTGTTCTTGTTGAAAACCAACAAAAAGATACAAGGCAGGACATGGTGAAAGCTCCAGATGTACCACCTGCTGCATTGTCTTCTAATCTCCTGCCCAAAATGCAAAGCCTTCTTCATCAACCTGTTTGGCGTTTAAGCAGCGCAG ATAAGAGGAATACTCACAATTGTGCAGCTTTCAATGgtgtggatgtcactgtgaaCACTCCAAGACCTCCTTCAAGTCTAAGAAAAACCATCTTGCTCAAGAGTTTAGATCTACATAATAGAGAAAGTACTTTGAGATGGTTAGGGCAGGAACTTAGCCATATGTCCTCGCCAGAACTTGATGTCCTGCTTCCACCACAACATAAATTATCTGGATATAAGTTTCAATATAACTCTGCGTCTACTGATTCAACATTGGAGAGGAGACTAGGAGATCAATTTTTCAAAGCTTGGAAAGACAAGTGTAAAAGATCCTTAAGTTCTTATATACCACCGGACGATGTGTTAAGATGCAG ATACCTTCGACTGTCAGAAAACAACATCGCTTCATTGTTACAGAAGTGCAAAGAGTCAGGGATTCATGTTGACATCCACCCACATATGAAGGAGTCGGACATTGACATTAGTACTGTAATGTCATCTGAAAGCAGTAATACAGTGTCCTTGTAG